The genomic DNA CCCAGAGTGGGCGCCAGGGACGTCTAGGGGCCGGTTGAGTCCTGACTACCCCTGCAGCCTTGCCCAGCCCTCCACCCTCTGGCTCTCCTTGCCCTTTCCTCCTTACTTCTGCTCCCCTGGCTCCCAAAGTGGAGAAGGGGCTGGGATGTCATTTGCCCAAGTCGGCcctctctgtgggcctcagtttcccatcagCACTAGGTGAAcattaaaatgttctttctgaGCCTAGGTAGGCTCCATGCAGGGCCCTGGGATAAAGCCAGAAATCAGAAACACTTCCTCAGCAAATGACTGTAAGACCCCACCCAATGGCATCCATATTAAATACAAGAAGGGCCATTACATCTGCAGGGGCCAGGGAAGGACCCTGAAAATGTGCGTGGACAAGTGAAAAATCAGCGGGCTACGTGCGCACGCCGGTGGGGGCGCCAAGTGGGCGAGGGCGCGGCCCACAGCTCCGGGGCGCATCACAAGGCCCGGGTTGCCGTGGCAGCTGCGGAGGCGGGCGGCGCGCAGGCCTGCCATGAGGGAAAGCCGGGATGCCGCCGGAGCTCATGGCTGGAACCGCGTCGGCTCCGTGGCCACCAAGTGGTTCACCGGGGCGCCCTTCGGGGTGCAGAGCCACAGGTGGGGCCCGTTTGCGTCCTGGGCTCACGCCCACGGTCCAAGGCAGCTGCTGCCCACCCTGAAGCCACGCTTGGCCTCGGGAGAGAGGGTGTCCACCTACACACGGGGCTGAGCCTGGCCGGGAGGGGAACCAGAAGAGTGGGGGCCGGCAGTGAGGAGGGGCTGGGCTTTCTCTCCCCCTCATGCTTACTGCTCTTTCCTGCCCAGGGTTCTTTTACCATCTAAGTGAGTTCTTTAAAACCATTTCaagagcacttactatgtgccaggtttAGAGAGGTCACATGGCCTGGTCCATAGTAGGCCACTCAGCTCAAAAGTGGTGGGTGGGATTTCAGCCCAGGTGCCTGTCTTCCATTCATTCATATTccactctgtctctttctctctctcacctactgtgttccaggcacagtTCTAGGATCTGGGGCTACAGCAGTGAACACAACAGCAAAGCCCTGTACTCATGGAGTTTGCTCTCTTCTGTGGGGGGTGGGGTTGGATAATAAACAAAAGTATGTATATCTATAAAACGTTGGGTATTGGTAAGGGCTGCggagaaaaatgaagctgggaggaggagctggcgGGTGGGGTGGTGTGGAAGCAGCCTGGAACATTCGAAGCCACTGCAACTCCACTACTTTTCTTTCATGAGCTTGCTCCGAAGTCACCTTCCCAGGCAGCCAGCTCCCCCATGCTCCAGAACTGCCCACGCCAGGGCCAGGTGCCAGGCACAGGGCTCTCACTGGGCCACCGTCCCTCCCTAGGTTTGACATCTCTGCTGTTTATCCCAACCGGAAGAAGTTCAGCACCTTCACTGAGGCCCCATACTCCACGCGTTATTCTACCCAAGTGGTGAGTTTGCACAGCTTCCCTGACTCCTCCCACAGGGTCTGGCTGCTGCCCCTTTGAGCTGCCTACTGTGGTGGATGAGCTGAACTGTAGAAGGGGCGTACCTTCTACCTTCTTCCGGCACAGAGCTGGGCCCACAGTGGGGGCTTCCAGTGTGTTTGATAAATGAGGGACTGCAGCACTCCCAGCTTGTGCACTGACTACCTCTGGGCTCTTGAAGGAGCTATTATACCTTCCTGCAGTGTGAGGGGGCAGTGATAGAGGATGTCACGATTGCACCTTGAGTGCCAAGCCTGTTGGTGCCAGCCTTAGTGCTGAGGGTGGGAGCCACAGCGGGGATTGCCTACTCCCTTCCTCCGGGTCAGGGTGGTGGCTTGGTGAGGGCCTGCTCCGTGGGTAGACTGGGCGGGCATGGCTGTCACAGCTCTGACCACACTCTGACTCAGTCCCACATAGGCCCTGGGACTTACAGCTCCAAGGAAACCTGCTTCAGCAAGAAGAAGCTGATGAATGAGGTGGACACAGGCTGGGCCAAGGCCCAGGAAGCCACGCGGCTGACCCAGCTACCCCACTTCCAGTACCAGGCCATCATGAAAGAGAAGCGGCTGAAGGTGAGGCCTCTGGGGCCATGCCTCTCCCTCTCTGGTGCCAGGTCTTCCTGTCCATTGCAGCTGCTCCGTGTGGCCTTCAGTGTCCTCCCAAGGCCAGATGGAGATTATCCTTGAAGGAACACCATCATGCCTTGGGCTTCTTCCTGTGTGGACTTTCCCAAGTTTAaggctttcattttctctcttctcttggcACAGGAGCAAAAGCTGGGGCCTGGCTCCTACAACCTCAAAGACTTCTTAGAACAGCTGCAGGAGAAACCATGTAGCACCCGGGGGCTGCTCAGCTCTGGAGAGGTTCGCTTCCGAGGACTCATCGGAGTAGGTGTTCTCATGTCTGGAGTCCCGAGCAAAGAGCCTGGCATACACTGGGTGCTCAACAAATTCATTCACTTATAtatccatccagccagccagccaggaaTAAGGATTAAGCACCTCCTAAGTGGCATACACTGTCCTAGGCCTTGGGGATCTAGCAGTGACAAAGACAAGGTCCCTGCTCTCATGAAGTAGATGTCCTAGTGTTAGAAATAGTAgtacaaagaaggaaatataatacatatataagcaGGGCTATGAACACAAATTAGACAGGGAAGGGACGGGCAGTGATGGTGGTGCAATTGATAGAGAGTAGTCAGGGCTCtgggaggaggtgacatttgaggaaACCTACAGGTCATGAGCAACGGAGACTTGCAATGTCTGGTAGAGCATTCCAGGCATTGGAAGCAGCAGAGGCTAAGGCCTTGAGGTGGGAACATGCTTGTCAAATCAGACCGGCAGGCAGGAGGCCAGTGCGGCCAGAGGGCACTGGCCGAGGGTGAGAGGAGGCAAGCGAGAGGGCAGAGGAGTGAAGGGCTGGGTCACGAGGACCCTGCAGCCAAGGTGGGGCCTTGATGTTATTCCAGGTGCTGCCAGGGGGCAGTGGAGGGCTTTGACAGGAGGAGGACCTAACTTACCTTTTTAGAGGAATACCCTCATGAGGGCCAGGGTTGGGAGGAGGCGATGGTGCTGAGAGGTGGGGGTGGCAGCTCTGGGGGATGATGATCTCATCAGGAGGACACTGAGTGAGGCTGACACTCAGTAAGGGCACGAGGGAAAAGGCAGGAGTCACCCCCTACCAAGGGAGCCAGCGCTGCAGTTTGTTGGCCTGGACCTCTCTGTGCTGGACACTCTGTTATCCTTCTCCCAGCCCCTCACATAGGCCATGCTCTTTCACATGGGGCTTTGCCCCTGCTGTTCTCTCGGCTAGGAATGCCCTTCCTCCCTTGGCAACCTCTTCTCCTTGGGCATGCCTACTCATCCCGCAGCTCTCAGCTTCCAGAAGCCTTCCTCAGCCCCGCTAGGTGGCGTCTCCCTTCCTAGGAGTCTCCACTGTAGTTGTGTGTTTAGCATCCCTCCCCCACTGGACAGCAGGCCCTGAGGGCAGACCACGTCTGCCTGGTTCCTTCACTGCAGCATTCTGAGGTTCtcgcagtgcctggcacacatgggcactcaataagtatttgtggaCTGAATAAGTGCATGCATCCTAAATATCAGGTGCTCCAAAACATTCTCTCTAATTCTTTGCAACCACTCCAGATGAGGCcctggaggctcagagaagataaGCAAGTTGCCCCAGAATGCACAGCTGCCAAGTGGGCAAGCTGGGATGCACACATGGGAATGTCCAACCCTAGAGCCAGGGTCTTTCTCCTACACCTCACCACTGGGAATGCTTCTATGAAGGCTGGAAATTACTCCTGACAGGGTCTGGGGATGAGCAGATGCATCTTCAGGTGCAGAAGCTGTAACTGTAACTTAGGGAGAGGGGATACCTGgagcatttaaaaatgtcattacCGTCCAATCTAAAGTAATAATAGTGGACATGTAACATAACACTTACGACGTGCTAATTAATTTCATGTTCATGACAACCCTATGAAGCAGGCACTATCATTAtgtccattctacagatgagaaaaatggagTACAGAGTGAGTAAcctactgcccaaggtcatgaagCTACCAACTGGCAGAAGTAGGCTTTTGAATCCCAGGTGTCCAACATGTACCTTGCATTTCACCCACAGGTTTGGCCCCCATAGTTCTTGGACTTTGCCCCCTGAGTCTCTGTGGAGGCCAAGGCCTGGGTGTGGGAACTCAGCCAAGCTGATGGCAGGGGAGCTAGGGGGACAAGCCTGGCTCTgtttccttcctgcctttgctcTTTTTGTCTTCGTCACTCTTTTTGCCTGGGGGACCTTCCCACCTTCCCTCGTACCTGTCTTTGGGGATCCTTCTCAAAGtccagcctgaaaaaaaaaaaccaaaaacttaaaAGTGATGATTCATTCATTTCCACACTCCCCCTCTCCAATTAATCATTCCTGTTTGAGTCCCCAAAGCTCAGACAACATAACATTCTAGTTAAAACCATAGGCTTTCCCATCAGCCCAAGTGTGGCACTGAACCTCTGAACCTggttttaaggaagaaaataggaTCATCCTGACGAAGTGCCCAGCGCTGGGCTTCCCTCTGGGTTCCAGGAGCAGGGCCATTCTCACCCTTGGCATAACCCTCATCTTCAAAGTCTCCCAGGTCCTGTGGTGCTCACTGCCCACCTACCCCGGTGCCTTCCACAGAGCCTGGCAAACAgtagaggctcagaaaggttatgGATTTTGGAGTTGAAACTTTCATGCTGTCTCTTTCTGGAGGTGGGACTTGAGACATGCAGTTtgcctctctgagactcagtttccccatctgttaaTTGTGGCTGGTGCTGAATTGGTCTCTCCCAGTCACTGCCAGGATCAGGATGTTAAGGCTTGTGAAGCACCTAACACACCATGCAGGGATCCAGCTATCCTTGGGGGCTTTCTCCAGAATGTACGTGGGAACCCTGGAAGGAGACATGTAGTTCCATTCCTCTGGGAGCGAACAAATCTGATGCCCTTAGTGGCCTGACTCCCCATGCAGAGGTCCCTGCCCTCCCCGCCCCATCCTGCTTCCCCAGGGCTAGGTTCCAGGCTCAGAGGTAGGGCACGGCTGAGCCATCTATGGAGCAGCAGTGACCCCGCGTGGCTAAAAGGTGCAGATCAGCAGAAAGCGTCCTGCCAGGTCTCTACCCAAGGTGGACTGCTCTCTTCACTCTGCCTACAAAATCACGCTTCTGACCCTGGCAGCCCAGGTCCCAGATGGTCATTCCAACCAGTTCCTAAcctctcctcctgccccccaAGACATTCAGCCACCCCACCCTGACTTACCATGTGTCAGGTAACCATGGTTACCAGACACGCCTGTGAGCCTCCACTACTGCTCGCACCTTCACTTCCAAGTTCAGCCTCTTCTCCAGGGCCCTACTGGCCCGTCCATGCCATGTGTCACTGCCTCTTCCCTGCATCTCACGCTCTGACACGGTGGGCTCCTCTCTGCTCCCCAAGCACGTGCCATTCCGCCCAACCTCCTTCCCTTGCTTGCAGACATTATTTAACTTCATCGTCATTACCTGAAAGAAAGTATTCCTATCCCATAGTACCAGTATGGACCATGAGACTCAGAAGGCCCGAGGTCACTCAGCTAGgaggcagcagagccaggatctgaaccCAGAACGGCAGTCCTTCCCtgtcacagcactgttcacagcaCATTGGGAAAGCCCTCATGTCACGCAGGGCCGTGGTGCAGGGGTGTAAATGTTGGAATTGCCGAATCCACCAAAGCAGGCAACTGCCTCAGGTGGCAGCAGGAGGAAGGCTTCTTTCCCAGGAGAGATGGCATGTGAGCTGGCTTTGCAGGAGCAGTAGAATTGTCCAAGGCAAAGAGGGCAGGAAGGGCATTCTGGGTGGTGGTTACAGCATGAGCCAATGAGGGAAGAAGGTTGGGTGGAATGGCATGTGCTTGAGGAGCAGCAAGAAGCCAACTATGTTGGCCAAAGTGTGCAATGTAAGGAGGGGGCGGTGAGATATAACTTGCACAGGCCAGTCCAAGTTCAGCCGGGGAAGAGGCTGAACTTGGAGGTGAAGGTGTGAGCAGTGGTGGACGCTCACGGGCAACAATGTTGTGTGTCAGAGGGCAGGTAGCAAGCGGGCACCCTGAAAATCCCATTCCCTTCTTGGGGATGGCTATCTCAGGTGTCTGTTCCTCAGGCACACTCAGCACAAGGAGTGGTTCTGATGGCCTGTatgcccccacccccgccccacagAACTACTATCCAGGCCCTGGAAATTATGGGGAGAAGGGCAATCCATACACCAAGCTGGAGGAGAATGCCTGGAACCGGTCCCATTCCGAGGGCCTCATGTGCAGGATGAGCAACAAGCCGCACCCCCGGCCTCATCAGGTACCCCCTCGGCTGGCCAGGCCTTGCCTGCCTTCCCGTCCTGCAGGGGCACTCCCAGGGCAGAGGGGGAAGCTGAGCTCTCCTGCAGGCCTCATCACCTCTGCTGTGCTCTAGGGGAGTGGTCTGGGACCCGGCACCTACTCCTTCAAAAGCGACCTTGAGACATACGTGGCACGATCCGTCGGCACCCGCGGCCCCTATGACACTTTCTCTGGTGATCGGAACAAGCCACTGCCTTATGGGCACTACTCCATGCAGGTGTGTACCCAGGGGTTGAAGGGTGTAGTCCATGCCCCAGCAGGATGACAGGCCTCACTAGTCAGCACCAGGAACACCAGCCTGTGCGCCAGGCACCGGGCCGTTCCCACACCCCCTCACTTCACCCTCACAGCCAGGGCCGGATCCAGTTTCCCATGTTAGGtagggaaaactgaggctggcCACATGGCTGGAAGgagaggagctgggatttgaacccaaggaCGTCTGTCTGACTTCACTGCCGGCTCTCTCCTCTGCACTGGCATGAAGTgcccaggaggtgaagatggGCCACAGTGCCAGGGGAGCTTGGCTATGAGGAAACTTGATGGCACAAGGTGGTGGCGTCCTCCTGTTTTGGAAACAGCAGGCATTATAGACCAAGCTGGCTGGGTCAGTGCCAACGCTGTTAACAAAGCAGAAAAcaggaggcccaggaggggaAATTGAGGTAGAATTTTATCTTGATATCTCACAGCTTGCTGCGCTTTGCTTGCTTTGTGCTCATAGCCACTGGAATTAAGTTTTCTCTAATTGCCTGTTTAGCTTGTCTCCGTTATGAATTCTCGCAGTGGGTATGATTAATCCAGGTAGTCGGTGAGGCACAGGGGAAAGCAGCCCTTgcggaacttacattctagtggggagaGAAACTCTGTCatcaatgaataagaaaaaaattatcgaGTGTGAGCAGGCAATGAGTGCTATGGCAGAGCTCAGGAGCGCTTAGGAGGGTAGTGGTTCACGTAGAAGGACCTCAGGACCAGCTGGCAGGTAGCCACTGAGCTAAGGCCTTCGACCTGTCTGCTCCCTGGAGCCCCCCAGACCCCCCCATGAGCAGCTATGGCAGGGGTCAAGGGACCATCCTCAGGCACTGTGGCCAGTGCCCATTCTGGCTGGCCAGCGCCCAGGCCACgctgtttgcttttgtttgtaagacttttttttttttagatcagtTTCAGATTCaaagcaaaattgagtggaaagtacaaGGAGTTCCCATGTACCCACTGCCCTCTCCAcaccatgcacagcctcccccaccaccaccatcccacgGCAGCCTGGTCTGTTTGCTGCAGTTGAAGAACTGATACGTCATTATCGCCGCAAGTCTGTGGCATACCTTAGGGTTCACTCAGATGGTGTACATCCTGTGGGTTTGGCCAAATGTGTGACATGCAGCCACAATtttagtatcatacagaatagtttcactgccgcCCAAATCCTCTATGCTCCTCCAGTCACTctggttttaaatatttaagacattGTTCTTGCTTAGAATAGTGCCAGACTCAATACATGTccaacaaatgaaagaaagaagaaatggatgaaaagGAGCTGGGCAGTAGGGTGTggcaggtgcatggtgcaagagACTAACCCCACCCTGACCCGCTGGTTGGGGAAAGACTGACTGTTTCCAGCAGCCCAGGTCAGGGGGGCCTTGAGGCTGGCCTGGCCTCCAGGATGTCTGCACAGCAGGATAGTAAGTGATGCCCCATTGCTTTTCTCTGGTTGCAGGGGAGGGTTGAGAAAGGAGCTCTTGATTTTCCTGGCATAGCagattcctttctctctctttttcttaggaAGAAAGGCCCAGGGAACTGATGAATTTCAAGAGCTTCGTAGAAGAACTTAACTCACATCACAATAAGAAGCATGGGGTTTTTTCTAAACTTCCCCGCAACCCGAAAACCCCTACAGAGAGGATTTACTGGGCCAACCTTAGCCAGTGCCCCCGCACACTGGTGAGTTCGCTCCTATGGCCGGCCTTCCTCTCTCGGAGGGCAGCTCTCCTTCCGGGGCTGGGCACAGGGTAGGGTGGCTAATTTCACGGGGAATAGCTCGGTCTTGGGATCAGACTGACTTGGTTTCCAATCCTGGTCTTGAACATTGGGACACTTTAGGTGAGACCTTGTTTGGGCGTCAGTTTACACCCCTGTCCTATGAAGATGGTGAAGTGGTTGTGAGAATTGGATGGCGCCCTGTACTCGGAGCCTACAGCATGGTGCCTGGTACCCAGGAAGCGCCCAGCCAGTGCCGACCTTCCCCCTGCGCCTCCCTCCTTTGGCCTCAGAGCGTTGGAGGATGGGCAGGGGAAACTGGAGCAGGGCAGAGTGCAGTCTACCCACTGGAGCCTGCCCACCTGCTCCGCCCAAGGGAGTGGTGCACTCGGCCCTAGTGTCAAAGCAGCCCTCTGGGGGTCTGAGCAGGTCCCCAAAGCAGGGTCTGCCCCTGCTAGGCACTTTCCAGCCTTCCTGAGGTAGGGATTatcatttgcatttcactaaAGGAAACTGCAGCCCAGATCTGGAAAGGGATGTGCCAAGTTTCTCCAGCAAGGGTGAGAAGGGGCTGAGATTGGAACCCAGCTCATCTGGCTCCAGGTCTGGTGTGGTCTCCTTCCTCAGAAATGGGGTCTTCAGCCGTCTGGGCCCCACCAGACAATGAAGGCCCTTGGACACCTGAAAAGAGGCATCAGGCTGTGATGGGTGTTTGTTAGAGTGGATGGCATGGGTCATGAGGGCCCTTTTTCTGGGAGATAGCTGGGTACCTCCACCATCCTTGGCTCAAGACCCAGGGCTGCTGGATGGGTGGAGTCAGCTGGCCAGAGCCCTCACCTGCCCTGGGCCCAGGCTGACACTGCCAGAAACTCTCCAGGTTTCAGCCTTCCTTCCTTACTCGTAGGCCACATCTGGCCCCAGTTTCTGGCTTCCACAAGAGAAGAAATGTAAACCCGTCAACCAGCCCCCATTCCTGTTGACCTCCAAGGGGTCAGGCGCAAAGGCCTGCCAGATGATTATGGGAAGCTGGGTAAGTGGGTCTGGGGTGAGGGATACATGGGAACTCTCTTCTGCCTCTACAGCCAACATCAAAGCCTCTTTGTCCCCAGGTAACTGATGCTTTGAGTGAGCCAtatgcttcccctttcttttcccCAAGGGACCTGAGGTCCACTCCCACTGTCTTATTTTCCTAAGGcattggttctcaaacttcaacTGGTGTTAGCATCACCTGcaggacttgttaaaacacagatggcTGGGCCCCATACCAGAGCTTCTGATACAGTAGGCCTGGGTTGGGACGTGGGAATTTGCGTTTCCAACAAATTCAGGTGATGGGGATGATGCTcttccagggaccacactttgagaaccaatGAGCTAAGAAACATCACACCGCAGCCATGCCATTCTCTTATTTTCCCAGAGAAATGCTCCTTCCATTCTCTGTGTTTGCCTTGGGCCTCAGGGGCAGCTGGTGAAGCTGGTGCATTTCCCGTCCCTCGCTGAGCAAGGCCCCTTCTGGCCCCTTCCCTTTCccactctcttccttctctccagagGCAGCCATCCCCAAGTGTGCGATGTAATCTTTAGTTGGTGTTCTTGTAAACCAGCTAAATTCTTGGCCTTGGGCTTTGACCTCATTCTGTTTCTTACTCCACCCCTTTTCAGTTTGTAATGCACCTTTTATTGGAGTCTAATAATCATAGAGAAAGGCACTGAGTCCTAAGTGCACAGCTCCATGAATTGTCACATAATGGTCGTAACTACTCCCCAGAGCATTTAACAGCTCTCATTTCCAGCTCCCCAAGAGCCCTTGccattcccacccccaccccaattaGAGAGCCTGTTGTCCTGACTTCCAGTAGCACGGGTCAGCTGCCTCACCTCCTTACCTCCCACCACGGTGGCAAGGTCCTCAGCGTGCCCAGACCCCAATGACCAATTCTTGTGAGGACCAGCTGGTTGTCCCCAAATCCTTCCTTTTTTCACCTCTAGCCTGCACTCCCTGCAGGGGAGAAAGTCTTTACCTGAGAGTCCCCAAGTGAAATGTTTAGACCAGAGCCAGATGACCCTACTGCTACCACAGAGCCAGCCACTGTGAAGTGGGAAGGGCTGATGTGAGGTCTGGGTTCTGGTGGCTCAGCTGGCCGCACCCCACAGGGCGGGAGAGCCCCTCTGCTGGCACCCCCAAAACCCGGGCGCCTCATGAAACAGGCTTCTCCCTTGTGGGAGGCAACTTCTGTTTAGCATGGGATCAGCTTCTGGGTCCTAACATCTCCCCAGCCCACCCCTCAGGACTGCTTCTCCGCAGATGGCTGGGTTCTTGTCCTGCCTTTATTCTGCCCTTGTCgtgttaccttgggcaagttgcatCTCCTTTCCCAACCTCTCTGTTGGTGCCTCTAGGATCTGTGACCCCGATATCTGGGTGGGATGCTGTATTCCCTTCCTAGGGCTGCCACAAACTAGtaggtggcttaaagcaacagaaatattctctgacagttctggaggcgagaagtctgaaatcaaggcgtCTGCAGGTCcgtgctccctctgaaacctgttGAGAAGAATCCGTCCTTGCCTCTTCGTAGCTTCTGGTGGTGGCCAGCAATCCTtgatgttccttggcttgtagtcGTCACTCCAATCTGTCTCCTGGCATGGCTGTCTTCCTGTGTGTCTCTTCTTAACAGGACACATTGGATGAAGGGCCCACCTTACTGCAGTATGACTTAATCTTAACTAATTATGTCTGTAGCAaccttttttccaaataaggtcacattctgcgATACTGGGGTTGCTCGGGGTTGGGAcctcaacatatctttttgggagacacaattcagttcataacagATGGAGTAGGGAAGCGTccaaggggaggagaggaagccGAGACGCAGTCTCCAAGCCAGGCTTGCTAATGTCCTGCCGTCCTCTCCCTGTTGCAGAACCCAGTAGGTGTGGGCCGCTACCTCAACACC from Nomascus leucogenys isolate Asia chromosome 5, Asia_NLE_v1, whole genome shotgun sequence includes the following:
- the LEXM gene encoding lymphocyte expansion molecule isoform X1 gives rise to the protein MRESRDAAGAHGWNRVGSVATKWFTGAPFGVQSHRFDISAVYPNRKKFSTFTEAPYSTRYSTQVSHIGPGTYSSKETCFSKKKLMNEVDTGWAKAQEATRLTQLPHFQYQAIMKEKRLKEQKLGPGSYNLKDFLEQLQEKPCSTRGLLSSGEVRFRGLIGNYYPGPGNYGEKGNPYTKLEENAWNRSHSEGLMCRMSNKPHPRPHQGSGLGPGTYSFKSDLETYVARSVGTRGPYDTFSGDRNKPLPYGHYSMQEERPRELMNFKSFVEELNSHHNKKHGVFSKLPRNPKTPTERIYWANLSQCPRTLATSGPSFWLPQEKKCKPVNQPPFLLTSKGSGAKACQMIMGSWNPVGVGRYLNTWLMETKDRRQRYRSLFLSGSKRYLTDLARDTLMQERITPFTKGKCPITVDYNSDPTP
- the LEXM gene encoding lymphocyte expansion molecule isoform X2, translating into MRESRDAAGAHGWNRVGSVATKWFTGAPFGVQSHRFDISAVYPNRKKFSTFTEAPYSTRYSTQVSHIGPGTYSSKETCFSKKKLMNEVDTGWAKAQEATRLTQLPHFQYQAIMKEKRLKEQKLGPGSYNLKDFLEQLQEKPCSTRGLLSSGEVRFRGLIGNYYPGPGNYGEKGNPYTKLEENAWNRSHSEGLMCRMSNKPHPRPHQGSGLGPGTYSFKSDLETYVARSVGTRGPYDTFSGDRNKPLPYGHYSMQEERPRELMNFKSFVEELNSHHNKKHGVFSKLPRNPKTPTERIYWANLSQCPRTLATSGPSFWLPQEKKCKPVNQPPFLLTSKGSGAKACQMIMGSWNPVGVGRYLNTWLMETKDRRQRYRSLFLSGSKRYLTDLARDTLMQIRLFCWKDLEVINFGLSPM